The stretch of DNA GCGGTGCGCGGTGCTGAGCGGCTCGACCTGATCCTGCTCGACCTGCGGATGCCGGGGTCGGAAGGCTTTGCCGGCGTCGCACTGCTCCACGCCGAACGCCCCGACACGCCGATCCTCGTCATCTCGTCGGCGGACGAGACCGAAGCCGCCCCGCGCGCGAGGGCATATGGCGCGGTCGGTTTCGTGTCGAAAACAGCCGATCTGGCCGCGCTGGAAAAAGCTGTCGCCCGAGCCCTCGCCGGCGAACGCGACGCATCGCCCGAAGGCGCGCCCGTCGACGACATGGCCACGCGCGTCGCGAGCCTCACGCCAACCGAACTGAAGGTACTGCTCGGCGTATTGGCCGGCCGCCTGAACAAGCAAGTCGCCTTCGACCTCGGTATCTCCGAAGGCACCGTAAAAGGTCACATGACCGCCATCCTCCGCAAACTCGGCGTCCAAAACCGCACACAGGCAGTTCTCGCAGCCAGAGCGATGGACATCCACTTCGCCGACTAGCCACGCACTATTCCCCTCCCAACGTCATCGGCCCTGGCACGATCCTCCCCCGCAAGGGGGAGGTGGCGCCGAAGGCGACGGAGGGGGAGGACACGCAACCGCCGTTACTCCTTACCGCCCCCTCCGTCGGCAAACGCCTGCACCTCCCCCTGGCGTGGAGGATTCAAACGCTCAACTCCCCCGCGCCGCCGCTGCCGAAGCCTCCTCGATAAACCGCCAAAGATCCGCCGGCACGACGGGCTTCGTCAGCACCACGAGTCCGGCGCACCGTGGATCGTCCGCAACCGCACGGTCCGCCGTCACCAGCGCGATCGCCGGCGCCGGCGTCATCGCCCGCAATCGCGCGACCACGTCCAGCCCGTCCTCCGCCTCGTCAAGATGGAAGTCGACCAGCGCCGCATCCGGCTCCTCGTCCGCCGCCAGCTCCATCGCCTCGGCGATCGTCGCGGCCAGCAACGGCACGCACCGCCGCGCCCGCAACGCCGCATCGAGCGCCGCCAGGATCGTCGCATCATTGTCGAGGCACAGCACGCGCAAACCCGGCACCAGCGCGCGTGTCGCCGACGGCGTCGGCAACGCCGCATCCAGTCCAGCAGGCGCCAACGGCACGCGCACCGCAAACGTCGTTCCCCGCCCCGGAGCCGACCGCAACTCCACCGCAACACCCAGCAACCGCGCGATCCGCCGGACGATCGCCAGCCCCAGCCCGACGCCGCCGCCCGCGCTCCCCTTGCTTTCGAGCCGCTCGAACTCCTCGAAGATCCGCTCGCGGTCGGCCTGCGCGATCCCCGGCCCGCTGTCGCGCACCTCGATCAGCACATCGTCGCCCCGCCGCCGCGCGCCGATCCAGATCCGCCCCTCCGCCGAATAGCGCACCGCGTTCGACAGGAAATTCTGCAGGATCGAGCGCAGCAACGACCGATCCGTCGCCACGCTGAACGCACCGGCATGCGCCGCCAGCACCAGCCCACGCTCGCCCGCAAGTGGCCGGAACTGCACCGCCAGCTCGTCGATCAGCGCCCGCAACGCAAACCGCTCGACCTTCGGCACGACGCCCCCCGCATCGAGCCGCGACACGTCGAGCAGCGCACGCAACAGCGTGTCCGCGGACCCAATCGCGCCATCGATCGCGCGTACCAGGTCGCCCTGATGCGGCGCCTTCCCCTCGTCGAGCGCCGCACAGAACAGCCGCGCCGCATGCAAAGGCTGAAGCAAATCATGGCTCGCCGCCGCCAGGAACCGCGTCTTGTCGCGCGTCGCGGTTTCCGCCACCGCCCGCGCCTCGTCCAGCATCTGGTTCGACCGCGCGAGATCCTGCGTCCGCGCCGCCACGCGTGCCTCGAGATCGGCCTGCGCTTCCTTCTCCGCGGTGATGTCCGTGAAACTCTGGACGTACCCACCGCCCGGCATCGGCCGCCCGACCATCTTGATCCACCGCCCCGACGGCCGTTGCCGCTCGAAACTATGCGGCGTCCCGCGCGCGAGATGCGCCACTCGCCGACCGACATGCGCCGCGATATCGCTGATCCCCTCGCGCTCGGCATTGTAGCGGATCAGGTCGGCGATCGAGCGCCCGACGACGACATAGCCCTCGGGATAGTCGAACATCTCGACGTAACGCGGATTCCACGCGACCAGCCGCAGGTCCGCATCGATCA from Sphingomonas sp. HMP9 encodes:
- a CDS encoding response regulator transcription factor, whose amino-acid sequence is MTRTILIADDHPLFRQALRLAVSRAAPDAVVIEAGQLCEAVDAVRGAERLDLILLDLRMPGSEGFAGVALLHAERPDTPILVISSADETEAAPRARAYGAVGFVSKTADLAALEKAVARALAGERDASPEGAPVDDMATRVASLTPTELKVLLGVLAGRLNKQVAFDLGISEGTVKGHMTAILRKLGVQNRTQAVLAARAMDIHFAD